One genomic segment of Panicum virgatum strain AP13 chromosome 2N, P.virgatum_v5, whole genome shotgun sequence includes these proteins:
- the LOC120659750 gene encoding proline-rich receptor-like protein kinase PERK3, with the protein MLCLAAFLLLALAPPPAAAAGRAAPGPANDAPSCPFDLATAAQMIPRECHANATAAPGATGCCWYVFAAYIFAAADHANRTGEAFLPRGPAAACSDAFASTLLAGGLVSRSQLAGNGSCDLTGDPGKLAAGSRPCQLATIDGVRALAPSALPNATRLCAAPGLERAPSVAPDTPGCSVCRTAVIATTYEMLASARTKEFVPCGMAATVAVWSTAPPPLQRYSAYALCMLQVLENVNSLGTGDLVPSPPPPAAASATLSPPAPAAPSSTSSKNTVGVAAGSAAAGVAVVVCVGFAAVAIARIRRRRRLTAGDSESGDDSSDDDDSVASLPPLPREGLYIFTKAELMQATNGYDKKLLLGTGGAGKVYLGHLPSGQRVAIKKIYRAKKVSEFYAEVAVLAKLRHRNLTTLVGYCPGGRGGDHVLVYEYLAGGNLWRALFQGELPWRRRLEVAVDVAEGLAYLHGLRDGAVVHRDVKPTNVLLSESGAAKLSDFGVSRIVPEGGTHVSTEIRGTRGYVDPESFSAGHVSEAADVYSFGVVLLELATGMRAVVPTPSGGAESIVQAAHWAVTEAGGEPGPAAEAMVDRRLGPAWDRTTVRAVFALACRCVRPYKHERPEIAEVLGLLKGMLADYSARLINGDGDGLSPDAESSEVTASSSAATAEPASMPSTSSSTLNTEVMSTASLQDVA; encoded by the coding sequence ATGCTCTGCCtcgccgccttcctcctcctcgcgctggcgccaccacccgccgcggcggcgggccgggcaGCGCCGGGCCCGGCGAACGATGCTCCGTCGTGCCCGTTCGacctggcgacggcggcgcagatgATCCCGCGCGAGTGCCACGCGaacgccacggcggcgccgggcgccaCGGGCTGCTGCTGGTACGTGTTCGCGGCCTACatcttcgccgccgccgaccacgcCAACCGCACCGGCGAGGCCTTCCTCCCGCGCGGGCCCGCGGCCGCGTGCTCCGACGCCTTCGCCTCCACGCttctcgccggcggcctcgtGTCGCGGTCGCAACTCGCCGGGAACGGCTCCTGCGACCTCACCGGCGACCCGGGCAAGCTCGCGGCGGGGTCGCGCCCTTGCCAGCTCGCCACCATCGACGGCGTGCGCGCGCTGGCGCCGAGCGCGCTGCCCAACGCCACGCGCCTCTGCGCCGCGCCGGGTCTGGAGCGCGCGCCGAGCGTCGCGCCCGACACGCCGGGCTGCTCCGTGTGCCGCACCGCGGTGATCGCGACCACCTACGAGATGCTGGCCAGCGCGCGCACCAAGGAGTTCGTGCCCTGTGGGATGGCGGCCACGGTCGCCGTCTggtccaccgcgccgccgccgctacagcGCTACAGCGCCTACGCGCTCTGCATGCTCCAGGTCCTTGAGAACGTCAACAGCCTCGGCACCGGCGACCTCGTGCcctcaccaccgccgccggccgctgcctcGGCCACCCTATCGCCTCCCGCGCCAGCCGCTCCCAGCTCTACCTCGAGCAAAAACAccgtcggcgtcgccgccggctcggcggcggcaggtgTGGCGGTTGTCGTTTGCGTCGGCTTCGCCGCCGtggcaattgcaagaatccgtCGCCGGCGTAGGCTGACTGCAGGGGACAGCGAGAGCGGTGACGACtcgagcgacgacgacgactccgtGGCGTCGCTGCCGCCCCTGCCACGTGAAGGCCTGTACATCTTCACCAAGGCGGAGCTGATGCAGGCAACGAACGGGTACGACAAGAAGCTCCTGCtcggcaccggcggcgccggcaaggTGTACCTCGGGCACCTCCCGTCGGGGCAGCGCGTGGCCATCAAGAAGATATACCGGGCGAAGAAGGTGTCGGAGTTCTACGCCGAGGTGGCCGTGCTCGCCAAGCTGCGGCACCGCAACCTCACCACGCTCGTCGGCTActgccccggcggccgcggcggcgaccacgTGCTGGTGTACGAGtacctcgccggcggcaaccTGTGGCGCGCGCTGTTCCAGGGCGAGCTGCCGTGGCGCCGCCGGCTGGAGGTGGCCGTGGACGTGGCCGAGGGGCTCGCCTACCTGCACGGGCTCCGCGACGGCGCCGTGGTGCACCGCGACGTGAAGCCGACCAACGTGCTGCTGTCGGAGTCCGGCGCGGCGAAGCTGTCGGACTTCGGCGTGTCCCGCATCGTGCCGGAGGGCGGGACGCACGTGTCCACGGAGATCCGCGGCACCCGCGGGTACGTGGACCCGGAGAGCTTCAGCGCCGGCCACGTCTCGGAGGCCGccgacgtgtacagcttcggcGTCGTGCTCCTGGAGCTCGCCACGGGGATGCGCGCCGTGGTGCCGACGCCGTCGGGGGGCGCCGAATCCATCGTGCAGGCCGCGCACTGGGCCGTCaccgaggccggcggcgagccggggCCGGCCGCCGAGGCCATGGTGGACCGGCGGCTCGGGCCGGCGTGGGACCGGACCACCGTGCGCGCCGTGTTCGCGCTGGCGTGCCGGTGCGTGCGCCCGTACAAGCACGAGCGGCCGGAGatcgccgaggtgctcggcCTGCTCAAGGGCATGCTCGCCGACTACAGCGCGCGTCTCAtcaacggcgacggcgacggtttGTCTCCCGACGCCGAGAGCTCGGAGGTCACGGCCTCGTCGTCTGCCGCGACGGCCGAGCCGGCGTCCATgccgtcgacgtcgtcgtccaCGCTCAACACTGAGGTGATGTCAACGGCgtcgctgcaggacgtggcgtAG
- the LOC120662393 gene encoding agamous-like MADS-box protein AGL29 — MVKGQKSKGRQKIEIKRIENEEARQVCFSKRRQGLFKKASELSILCGAMVGAIVFSPAGRSFSFGHPSIDEIISRFLNSVNPNGPAPGGPSHDSAVSSSVTDTVSKLNMELLELEQSLESEKKKQERLQEATEKLMGERMMQWLTANIFELGLDELQEFQKKLEEIHVVVKEKINQVLVQARPYTPAGSLPQLPMEIASTSQSANPLASTAPSSRAAPIGGFQMNYPLLSGGVHGVGGMENFPSNQNHG; from the coding sequence ATGGTGAAGGGTCAGAAGTCCAAGGGAAGGCAAAAGATTGAGATCAAGCGTATCGAGAACGAGGAAGCACGGCAGGTATGCTTCTCCAAGCGGCGCCAAGGCCTGTTCAAGAAGGCCAGCGAACTGTCCATCCTTTGTGGCGCCATGGTTGGTGCTATTGTATTCTCACCGGCTGGTAGGTCCTTCTCCTTTGGCCATCCCTCTATTGATGAGATTATAAGCCGATTCCTCAATTCGGTCAATCCCAATGGCCCTGCCCCGGGTGGTCCAAGCCATGATAGTGCTGTGTCGTCGTCAGTGACAGATACTGTCAGTAAGCTGAACATGGAGTTGTTAGAGTTGGAGCAGTCACTGGAGTCTGAAAAGAAGAAACAGGAGAGGTTGCAAGAGGCAACTGAGAAGTTAATGGGTGAACGTATGATGCAGTGGTTGACTGCAAATATCTTTGAATTGGGTCTAGATGAACTGCAAGAGTTCCAGAAGAAGCTGGAAGAAATACATGTTGTTGTCAAAGAGAAGATCAATCAGGTACTGGTTCAAGCAAGGCCGTACACTCCTGCTGGTTCCCTGCCACAACTACCTATGGAGATAGCTTCTACCTCCCAGAGTGCCAATCCTTTGGCTTCCACAGCTCCGAGTTCAAGGGCTGCACCCATTGGTGGATTTCAAATGAACTATCCTTTGCTTAGTGGTGGTGTCCATGGGGTTGGTGGCATGGAGAATTTTCCCAGCAACCAGAATCATGGATGA